In Carya illinoinensis cultivar Pawnee chromosome 6, C.illinoinensisPawnee_v1, whole genome shotgun sequence, a single genomic region encodes these proteins:
- the LOC122312370 gene encoding cyclic nucleotide-gated ion channel 1-like produces the protein MSRLWKSRGYVRGSWDVDIERQGSKNDGTGSEKRAIGQVNHPLTKTIISKTPWWFHEYFHWDVAFLVVCVVAVAVDPLVFYLPVIKVRKDTKCIDVDKDLEIVAICVRSFLDLIALGDLVARIIKYRKSPHKIKISTSDYVINILSILPVPQIVVPIIFSEMRDYNSRYERRFLIVVVTLQYVPRIFRIYRLWKIVLRRPKSNPRTTTSVEVNVERCFKGFILMKAGFNLFLYLVAGHVLGAFWYFFSFEREITCWQLACGRNDTGCSTTPFRCDGGIDNNILNNFCPIEIVEKSNTSLVDFGIFQEARESGSLRESTNFPQKSMFCFWWALRNLSSLGQNLNTSPFYWENCFAVLISISGLFLLLYCIGNIQTYIQWETSNELDEIKSNLLKNKVQEKLRTIEDWISKMGQLPDDLKNMIMDNVTRILEDQNNAFDTENPFPYLSEEIRRRIKINLCLPLLRRVPIFENESEEFLSKITCTKHLKHVHYNQNNLIVREGKSLNKIIFVLKGTVCSCTSNHDNKTVCPEKCDLIGESLVEWVLESPKQSNPPLSTRNFKCLTEVEAFCLTARDLKDIISQNWWKFSELRNNTQFDSKQLNHFAATSIQRVWRRHNHSIHPKQERTSKRI, from the exons ATGAGTCGTCTTTGGAAATCTCGAGGATACGTGCGAGGAAGCTG GGACGTGGATATTGAGCGGCAAGGTTCCAAGAATGACGGTACTGGTTCGGAAAAAAGGGCAATTGGGCAGGTCAATCACCCTTTGACGAAGACAATCATTTCAAAAACGCCGTGGTGGTTCCATGAGTACTTCCATTGGGATGTGGCGTTTTTAGTGGTGTGCGTTGTTGCAGTAGCAGTGGACCCTTTGGTCTTTTATCTTCCTGTCATCAAAGTCAGAAAGGATACCAAATGCATTGATGTAGATAAAGATTTGGAAATCGTTGCTATTTGTGTGCGATCGTTCCTAGATTTGATTGCTCTTGGGGATCTGGTtgcaagaataataaaatatagaaagagCCCTCACAAGATCAAGATCAGTACTTCAGACTACGTAATTAACATTCTCAGCATTCTTCCAGTTCCGCAG ATTGTGGTGCCAATTATATTTTCAGAAATGAGAGATTATAATTCCCGGTATGAAAGGAGATTCCTAATTGTAGTTGTTACTTTGCAATATGTGCCAAGAATTTTCCGAATCTACAGATTGTGGAAAATAGTCCTACGGCGGCCTAAAAGTAACCCAAGAACTACTACTAGTGTTGAAGTGAATGTAGAAAGATGCTTCAAGGGTTTTATATTGATGAAAGCTGGATTCAATCTGTTTCTGTATCTCGTTGCCGGTCAT GTACTGGGTGCTTTTTGGTACTTCTTCTCCTTCGAACGAGAGATCACGTGCTGGCAGCTGGCTTGTGGTCGGAATGATACCGGATGTAGCACGACTCCTTTTCGCTGTGATGGTGGCAttgataacaatattttaaataatttttgccCTATAGAAATAGTCGAAAAATCAAATACCAGTCTCGTTGATTTTGGAATATTCCAAGAAGCCCGTGAATCTGGTTCACTGCGGGAGTCCACGAATTTTCCGCAAAAGTCCATGTTCTGTTTCTGGTGGGCGTTGCGAAATTTGAG TTCACTTGGTCAAAACCTTAACACAAGTCCTTTTTACTGGGAAAACTGCTTCGCAGTTCTTATTTCGATCTCTGGCTTGTTTCTATTGTTATACTGCATCGGAAATATTCAG ACATACATACAGTGGGAGACATCTAACGAGTTGGATGAGATCAAATCTAACTTGTTGAAAAACAAGGTGCAGGAAAAATTACGTACCATCGAGGATTGGATAAGCAAAATGGGCCAGCTCCCTGACGATTTGAAAAACATGATCATGGACAATGTGACACGAATACTGGAAGATCAAAACAATGCTTTTGATACAGAGAATCCATTCCCTTATCTTTCTGAAGAGATTAGAAGACGGATTAAGATCAATCTCTGCTTGCCCCTGCTAAGGAGA GTACCAATATTTGAAAACGAAAGTGAAGAATTTTTGTCTAAGATCACCTGTACTAAGCATCTCAAGCATGTGCATTATAATCAGAACAATTTAATTGTTCGGGAGGGAAAATCACTAAATAAGATTATCTTCGTACTGAAAGGAACTGTGTGTTCATGTACAAGCAATCATGACAATAAAACTGTGTGTCCTGAGAAATGTGACCTCATTGGAGAAAGTCTTGTAGAATGGGTGCTGGAATCTCCCAAACAATCCAACCCTCCCTTATCGACAAGGAATTTCAAATGTCTGACAGAAGTTGAAGCTTTTTGTCTTACGGCTAGAGACCTGAAGGATATAATATCTCAAAACTGGTGGAAATTTAGCGAGTTAAGAAACAACACACAGTTTGACTCGAAACAGCTGAATCATTTTGCAGCTACATCCATCCAAAGAGTGTGGCGGCGACACAACCACTCCATCCATCCTAAACAAGAACGTACTTCAAAAAGGATATGA